A genome region from Sphingobium sp. WTD-1 includes the following:
- a CDS encoding N-succinylarginine dihydrolase, with protein sequence MSVREINFDGLVGPSHNYAGLSLGNLASSRNAGAVSHPRAAALQGIEKMRGNLRLGLAQGIFLPQWRPDGAWLATLGTDISNADPHIRAAAMSASSMWAANAATVSPAADTADGRTHLTVANLVTMAHRSHEWPQTLAQLRLAFSDTRAFAVHGPIPAPFGDEGAANHMRLCDSHGAPGVEVFVYGQSGGPFPARQHVEASKAVARIHGLDPARTLFVQQSQEAIAAGAFHNDVVAVANERVLFTHEQAFADKQAFYASLRRLLPSVEIVEVPASAVSLADAIKSYLFNAQLVTLPDGTMALILPSEAQAVPAVWTWLEQMIAGNGPIRRLIPVDVRQSMANGGGPACLRLRVVADTKDIDPRFLVDEARLDEIARIVSDYWPETIAPDDLSDTRLIARIEQSWLSLVDHLQLSGDLMP encoded by the coding sequence ATGAGCGTGCGCGAGATCAATTTCGACGGGCTGGTCGGCCCCAGCCATAATTATGCCGGTCTCAGCCTTGGCAATCTGGCCTCGTCCCGCAATGCCGGCGCCGTATCGCACCCCCGTGCAGCGGCCCTGCAAGGGATAGAGAAGATGCGCGGCAACCTGCGCCTCGGCCTTGCCCAGGGTATTTTCCTGCCGCAATGGCGTCCTGACGGCGCCTGGCTCGCGACCCTTGGCACCGACATCAGCAATGCCGATCCGCATATCCGCGCCGCCGCCATGTCGGCCTCGTCCATGTGGGCCGCCAATGCCGCGACCGTCTCACCCGCCGCAGACACGGCCGACGGGCGCACCCACCTGACCGTCGCCAATCTCGTCACCATGGCGCATCGCAGCCATGAATGGCCCCAGACGCTGGCGCAACTGCGCCTCGCTTTTTCCGACACCCGCGCCTTTGCGGTGCATGGCCCCATCCCCGCCCCCTTTGGCGACGAAGGCGCAGCCAATCATATGCGCCTGTGCGACAGCCATGGCGCACCGGGCGTCGAGGTCTTCGTCTATGGCCAGTCGGGCGGCCCCTTCCCCGCCCGCCAGCATGTCGAGGCCAGCAAGGCCGTAGCCCGCATCCACGGCCTCGATCCGGCCCGTACCCTGTTCGTGCAGCAGTCACAGGAGGCGATTGCCGCCGGCGCCTTCCACAATGACGTCGTCGCCGTCGCCAATGAACGCGTCCTCTTCACCCATGAACAGGCCTTTGCCGACAAGCAGGCCTTCTACGCCTCGCTGCGCAGGCTGTTGCCATCGGTCGAGATCGTCGAAGTGCCTGCCAGCGCCGTCAGCCTGGCCGACGCAATAAAGAGCTATTTGTTCAACGCGCAGCTCGTCACCCTGCCCGACGGCACCATGGCGCTGATCCTGCCAAGCGAGGCGCAGGCGGTTCCGGCCGTGTGGACCTGGCTGGAGCAGATGATTGCCGGCAATGGCCCGATCCGCCGCCTGATCCCCGTCGATGTGCGTCAGTCCATGGCCAATGGCGGCGGCCCCGCCTGCCTGCGGTTGCGCGTGGTCGCGGATACAAAGGACATCGACCCGCGTTTCCTGGTCGATGAGGCACGCCTGGATGAAATCGCCCGCATCGTTTCGGACTATTGGCCCGAAACCATTGCGCCCGACGACTTGTCCGACACACGCCTTATTGCCCGGATCGAACAATCATGGTTAAGCCTTGTTGACCATTTGCAACTTTCGGGCGACTTAATGCCTTAG
- a CDS encoding arginine N-succinyltransferase, whose protein sequence is MSFYMRTARADDLQTLYEMAKLTGGGFTNLPPDRAALTAKLERTEQALSRQNGGIKDDLIVLVLVNAQTGQVRGTCQIFSTVGQSWPFYSYRLGVLTQHSRELARTFRAQMLSLTTDLEGSTEVGGLFLHPRERAEGLGLLLARSRYLYIRNHRDRFGDRVIAELRGVIDEAGGSPFWDGLAGRFFGMNFQEADEFNAVNGNQFIADLMPKTPIYTAMLTDSARAVIGLPHPNGRAAMRMLETEGFTNAGYVDIFDGGPTMVGQIDQLRTVAQARDVTLAATHDKGGDKMLVSTGLLADYRCTYGYVQEGEDGSISLDAASAVLLQLDVGQAFTMAGRA, encoded by the coding sequence TTGAGTTTCTACATGCGCACCGCGCGAGCGGACGACCTTCAGACCCTATATGAAATGGCGAAGCTGACCGGCGGTGGCTTCACCAACCTGCCGCCCGATCGCGCTGCCCTGACCGCCAAGCTGGAGCGCACCGAACAAGCGCTCAGCCGGCAGAATGGCGGGATCAAGGATGATCTGATCGTCTTGGTGCTGGTCAATGCGCAGACCGGCCAGGTGCGTGGCACCTGCCAGATCTTCAGCACGGTGGGGCAAAGCTGGCCCTTTTACTCCTATCGCCTGGGCGTGCTGACCCAGCATAGCCGGGAACTGGCCCGCACTTTCCGCGCGCAGATGCTCTCGCTCACGACCGATCTGGAAGGATCGACCGAAGTCGGCGGCCTTTTCCTCCACCCGCGCGAACGGGCCGAGGGACTTGGCCTGCTGCTCGCGCGCAGCCGCTATCTCTACATCCGCAACCATCGCGATCGCTTCGGCGACCGGGTGATTGCCGAATTGCGCGGCGTGATCGACGAAGCGGGCGGCTCGCCCTTCTGGGATGGTCTGGCCGGCCGTTTCTTCGGCATGAATTTCCAGGAGGCTGACGAGTTCAACGCCGTCAACGGCAACCAGTTCATCGCCGACCTGATGCCCAAGACGCCGATCTACACCGCGATGCTGACCGACAGCGCCCGTGCCGTGATCGGCCTGCCCCACCCCAATGGCCGCGCGGCGATGCGGATGCTGGAGACCGAGGGCTTCACCAATGCCGGCTATGTCGACATTTTCGATGGCGGCCCGACCATGGTGGGCCAGATCGACCAGCTCCGCACCGTAGCCCAGGCACGCGACGTGACGCTGGCGGCCACCCACGACAAGGGCGGCGACAAGATGCTGGTATCGACCGGCCTGCTGGCCGATTATCGCTGCACCTATGGCTATGTGCAGGAGGGCGAGGATGGCAGCATCTCGCTCGACGCAGCCAGCGCCGTGCTGCTGCAACTGGACGTCGGACAGGCATTCACCATGGCGGGGCGGGCATGA
- a CDS encoding hydrolase, which yields MNGIHPPVTAPETALLEQAAAAPMLAQVETWASINSGSRNLTGLATMATTLADAFSVLPGAIDLIDPDPVETVAPDGRISVIRHGQHLRLTVRPDAPVQLLLTGHMDTVFPADHAFQALRWLEPGILNGPGVADMKGGIAVMLAALTAIEHSVATRTLGYQVVINSDEEVGSPSSAALLRQAAAGKRAAFTYEPALPDGTLAGARAGSGNFSIIVTGLSAHAGRNPDDGRNALLAAADLALRLKAGSGTGFSCNPAKIDGGSPNNVVPDHAVLRVNFRPRTPDDEIAARALLDRAMADVARDHGVSLHLHGGFGRPPKPMDAKAERLFGLVRRCGAELGLDIGWRDTGGVCDGNNIAACGVPVVDTMGVRGGSIHSDAEFLISDSLAERAQLSALALLRIAQGQY from the coding sequence ATGAACGGCATCCACCCGCCCGTAACAGCCCCTGAAACCGCCCTGCTGGAGCAGGCCGCCGCCGCGCCGATGCTGGCACAGGTCGAGACATGGGCCAGCATCAACAGCGGATCGCGCAACCTGACCGGGCTCGCCACCATGGCCACCACGCTCGCCGATGCCTTTTCGGTGCTGCCGGGCGCGATCGACCTGATCGACCCCGATCCGGTCGAAACCGTGGCGCCCGACGGCCGGATATCGGTGATCCGCCATGGTCAGCATCTTCGCCTGACCGTCCGCCCCGATGCGCCGGTCCAGTTGCTGCTGACGGGCCATATGGATACGGTCTTCCCGGCCGATCATGCTTTCCAGGCGCTCCGCTGGCTGGAACCCGGCATTCTCAACGGCCCCGGCGTCGCCGATATGAAGGGCGGCATCGCCGTCATGCTCGCCGCCCTGACGGCCATCGAGCATAGCGTGGCAACCCGGACGCTCGGCTATCAAGTCGTGATCAACAGCGACGAGGAAGTCGGCAGCCCCTCCTCCGCCGCCCTGCTCCGTCAGGCCGCAGCCGGCAAGCGCGCCGCCTTCACCTATGAACCGGCCCTGCCCGATGGCACACTGGCCGGCGCGCGGGCGGGCAGCGGCAATTTCTCGATCATCGTCACCGGCCTCAGCGCCCATGCCGGTCGCAATCCGGACGATGGCCGCAATGCCCTGCTCGCGGCCGCCGACCTTGCTTTGCGGCTGAAGGCCGGCAGCGGCACAGGCTTTTCCTGCAACCCCGCCAAGATCGACGGCGGCAGCCCCAATAATGTCGTGCCCGACCATGCCGTGCTGCGGGTCAATTTCCGCCCGCGCACGCCGGACGATGAAATCGCGGCCCGCGCCCTGCTGGATCGGGCCATGGCCGATGTCGCCCGCGACCATGGTGTCAGCCTGCATCTCCATGGCGGCTTTGGTCGCCCGCCCAAGCCCATGGATGCCAAGGCCGAGCGGCTGTTCGGCCTGGTCAGGCGTTGCGGCGCGGAACTCGGCCTCGACATTGGCTGGCGTGACACCGGCGGCGTGTGCGACGGCAACAACATCGCGGCCTGTGGCGTCCCGGTGGTCGACACCATGGGCGTGCGCGGCGGCAGCATCCACAGCGACGCCGAATTTCTGATCAGCGACAGCCTGGCCGAGCGCGCGCAACTGTCCGCGCTGGCGCTGCTGCGGATCGCCCAAGGACAATATTGA
- a CDS encoding DUF481 domain-containing protein produces the protein MRHCLAILPFLFATQAWANAPALLPPSVREMLEAAIANGNETEIATVAKIAKQTNPQSADQIQQMVNSWKERTKATHDTVIREARFTELWTGKLEAGGFRSTGSTSEIGISAAAQVKREGLEWSHKLSATVDYRRANGVTSRERYTASYEPRYQFDPRGFAYGLTQFERDPSIGYDERYTASAGIGYKVIVSKPIDLSLDVGPSVRHAKYVIGPRETKLGARASMDLAWRLAPNVTFKQTAAGYAETDVFSVNSLTQLQTKVSTRLSAGLSYTVQYESETLLSARDFDTLSRLTLSYDF, from the coding sequence ATGCGTCACTGTCTGGCTATCCTGCCCTTCCTCTTTGCCACCCAGGCCTGGGCCAATGCGCCTGCGCTGCTGCCGCCGTCCGTCCGCGAAATGCTGGAGGCGGCGATTGCCAATGGCAATGAGACGGAAATCGCGACCGTCGCCAAGATCGCCAAGCAGACCAATCCGCAATCGGCCGACCAGATCCAGCAGATGGTCAACAGCTGGAAGGAACGGACCAAGGCGACCCATGACACGGTGATTCGCGAGGCGCGCTTCACCGAATTATGGACCGGCAAGTTGGAGGCCGGCGGCTTCCGCTCGACCGGTTCAACCAGTGAAATCGGCATCAGCGCCGCGGCGCAGGTCAAGCGCGAAGGGCTGGAATGGAGCCATAAGCTCAGCGCCACGGTCGATTATCGCCGTGCCAATGGCGTCACCTCGCGCGAACGCTACACCGCCAGCTATGAACCGCGCTACCAGTTTGATCCGCGCGGCTTCGCCTATGGCCTGACCCAGTTCGAACGCGACCCCTCGATCGGCTATGACGAACGCTACACCGCCTCGGCCGGCATCGGTTACAAGGTGATCGTCAGCAAACCGATCGACCTGTCGCTCGATGTTGGCCCGTCCGTCCGTCATGCCAAATATGTGATCGGACCACGCGAAACCAAGCTGGGCGCGCGTGCATCCATGGACCTGGCCTGGCGTCTGGCACCCAATGTCACCTTCAAGCAGACTGCCGCAGGATACGCGGAAACCGACGTGTTTTCAGTCAATTCCCTGACACAGTTGCAAACCAAGGTGAGCACACGCCTGTCCGCTGGCCTGTCCTACACGGTGCAGTATGAGTCGGAGACCCTGCTGTCCGCGCGCGATTTCGACACGCTCAGCCGCCTGACCCTCAGCTACGATTTCTGA
- a CDS encoding RNA pyrophosphohydrolase yields the protein MASMPNDAELNYRPCVGIMLVNMAGKVFVGQRLDNVVEAWQMPQGGIDDGEDAKTAALRELGEETGITPEHVDIIAKSRDEHFYDLPPELIGKLWGGKYRGQRQIWFLARFLGKDSHIDIQTKHPEFREWKWAAPETLPELIVPFKRKLYRDILQEFHDLI from the coding sequence ATGGCGTCGATGCCGAATGATGCAGAACTGAACTACCGGCCGTGCGTCGGGATCATGCTGGTCAACATGGCGGGCAAGGTCTTCGTCGGCCAGCGCCTCGATAATGTGGTGGAAGCCTGGCAGATGCCGCAGGGCGGGATCGACGACGGCGAAGACGCCAAGACGGCGGCGCTGCGCGAACTGGGCGAAGAGACCGGCATCACGCCCGAACATGTCGACATCATCGCGAAGAGCCGCGACGAGCATTTCTACGACCTGCCGCCCGAACTGATCGGCAAGCTGTGGGGCGGCAAATATCGTGGCCAGCGCCAGATCTGGTTCCTCGCCCGTTTTCTGGGCAAGGACAGTCACATCGATATCCAGACCAAGCATCCCGAATTTCGCGAATGGAAATGGGCCGCGCCCGAAACGCTGCCGGAACTGATCGTGCCGTTCAAGCGCAAGCTTTACCGCGACATATTGCAGGAATTCCACGACTTGATCTGA
- a CDS encoding deoxyribodipyrimidine photo-lyase, with the protein MPSPTIIWFRQDLRLSDQAALAAAAQAGPVIPLYILDDESPRQWAMGGASRWWLHHSLASLDERLRAKGSRLILRRGRCADVLAQMAQESGAQVVHAIRHHEPWWRNAEKAVARQIDLRLHDGGLLLPVEAVRTGGGTPYRIYTPFSRAVMLHMPPAPPQPAPQRIEAPSHWPTSDRLEDWKLLPCDPDWASGFPADWSPGEEGAKRYLDSFLGEVGDYAVARDLPSQEGTSRLSPHLHFGEISPAKVWHRVAQAPGDATVYLKELIWRDYAHNQVWALPTYGSENAQPAFDVMRWRDLREARGDWAAWKRGQTGYPIVDAGMRQLWQTGWMHNRVRMIAASFLIKHLLIDWRHGARWFWDTLVDADYANNSVNWQWVAGSGVDANLFTRIMAPLTQSDKFDAADYIRQWVPELADLDDRVIHDPDSHGVRPASYPEKRIGHREGRERALAAYRQMKG; encoded by the coding sequence ATGCCATCCCCCACCATAATCTGGTTCCGGCAGGATCTGCGCCTTTCGGATCAGGCGGCGCTTGCCGCCGCCGCGCAGGCCGGCCCGGTCATTCCGCTCTATATCCTTGATGATGAAAGCCCGCGCCAATGGGCGATGGGCGGCGCATCCCGCTGGTGGCTGCATCACAGCCTTGCCAGCTTGGACGAGCGACTGAGGGCCAAGGGATCGCGGTTGATCCTGCGGCGCGGCCGCTGCGCCGATGTGCTGGCGCAGATGGCACAGGAAAGCGGCGCGCAGGTCGTGCATGCGATCCGCCATCATGAACCCTGGTGGCGCAACGCCGAAAAGGCGGTGGCAAGGCAGATCGACCTGCGGCTTCATGACGGCGGACTGTTATTGCCGGTGGAGGCGGTGCGGACGGGTGGCGGGACGCCCTATCGCATCTACACGCCCTTTTCCCGTGCGGTGATGCTGCACATGCCGCCCGCACCACCGCAGCCCGCGCCGCAGCGGATCGAAGCGCCATCGCACTGGCCGACGAGCGACCGGCTGGAGGATTGGAAGCTGCTGCCGTGCGACCCGGACTGGGCCAGCGGCTTCCCTGCCGACTGGTCACCGGGCGAAGAGGGAGCAAAGCGCTATCTTGACAGTTTTCTGGGGGAGGTCGGCGACTATGCCGTCGCGCGCGATCTGCCGTCGCAGGAGGGAACGTCCCGCCTGTCCCCGCATCTCCATTTCGGGGAGATTTCGCCAGCCAAGGTCTGGCATCGGGTGGCGCAGGCGCCGGGGGACGCGACCGTCTATCTCAAGGAACTGATCTGGCGCGACTATGCGCATAATCAGGTCTGGGCCTTGCCGACCTATGGATCGGAAAATGCCCAGCCGGCCTTCGATGTCATGCGCTGGCGCGATCTGCGCGAGGCGCGGGGTGACTGGGCGGCGTGGAAACGGGGGCAAACCGGCTATCCGATCGTCGATGCCGGCATGCGCCAGCTCTGGCAGACGGGCTGGATGCACAATCGGGTGCGGATGATCGCGGCCAGCTTCCTCATCAAGCATCTGCTGATCGACTGGCGCCATGGCGCGCGCTGGTTCTGGGACACGCTGGTCGACGCGGATTATGCCAATAACAGCGTCAACTGGCAGTGGGTGGCGGGCAGCGGCGTCGATGCCAATCTCTTCACCCGGATCATGGCGCCGCTGACCCAGTCGGACAAATTCGATGCCGCCGATTATATCCGCCAATGGGTGCCGGAACTGGCGGATCTGGACGATCGCGTCATCCATGATCCGGATTCTCATGGGGTTAGGCCAGCATCCTATCCCGAAAAGCGGATCGGCCATCGCGAGGGTCGCGAGCGCGCGCTAGCGGCCTATCGCCAGATGAAGGGGTGA
- a CDS encoding cyclopropane-fatty-acyl-phospholipid synthase family protein, with protein sequence MNAVDPRRGKAALSIRRPPADRTPGWRARLFAPLFHRLLDRIDQGLEQGSLDAALPDGTRRLLGGRSPGFDCVVDLVDWRALVRLAMGGSAGWYRAWAAGEWRSADPVPLFALFMANAVSLGRVARPHGPARWAGQVLHWARRNNRNGSRRNIAFHYDLGNDFYSLWLDKNMHYSSALFLNPEDRIESLERAQQRKVDALLERLDLRDGQALLEIGCGWGGLAEQAMERCSIQYDGLTLSVEQADYARDRLGSGAQIHLTDYRDAQGQYEAIASVEMVEAVGQHYWPDYLDAVARLLKPGGRAAIQYILIDDAIFDHYARGADFIQTYIFPGGMLLSESRFRTLAQERGLEWRDARHFGGHYAETLRRWRERFDRAIDEGRLPASFDQHFVGLWRYYLMYCEGGFRGGTIDVAQVTLAKPAA encoded by the coding sequence ATGAATGCAGTCGATCCCCGTCGCGGCAAGGCCGCATTGTCGATCCGGCGCCCGCCGGCAGACCGGACGCCGGGATGGCGGGCGCGCCTGTTCGCGCCGCTCTTCCATCGCCTGCTCGATCGTATCGACCAGGGATTGGAGCAGGGCTCGCTGGATGCGGCTTTGCCGGACGGCACGCGCCGGCTATTGGGCGGACGGTCGCCGGGGTTCGACTGTGTTGTGGACCTAGTCGACTGGCGCGCCTTGGTGCGACTGGCGATGGGTGGCTCGGCGGGCTGGTATCGCGCCTGGGCGGCGGGCGAGTGGCGCAGTGCCGATCCGGTGCCGCTGTTCGCATTGTTCATGGCCAACGCCGTATCGTTGGGGCGCGTCGCGCGACCCCATGGACCGGCCCGTTGGGCAGGACAAGTGCTGCACTGGGCGCGCCGCAACAACCGTAACGGCTCGCGCCGGAACATCGCCTTCCATTATGATCTGGGCAATGACTTCTACAGCCTATGGCTGGACAAGAATATGCACTACTCCAGTGCCTTGTTTCTCAATCCTGAGGATCGGATCGAAAGTCTGGAGCGGGCGCAGCAGCGCAAGGTGGACGCCCTGCTGGAGCGGCTGGACCTTCGTGACGGGCAGGCGCTGTTGGAAATCGGATGCGGCTGGGGCGGCCTTGCCGAACAGGCGATGGAGCGCTGTTCCATCCAATATGACGGGCTGACCCTGTCCGTCGAGCAGGCCGATTATGCGCGCGATCGACTGGGATCGGGCGCGCAGATCCATCTGACCGACTATCGCGACGCGCAGGGGCAGTATGAGGCCATCGCCAGCGTGGAAATGGTGGAGGCGGTCGGCCAGCATTATTGGCCCGATTATCTAGATGCGGTCGCGCGCCTGCTGAAGCCCGGCGGCCGCGCCGCGATCCAATATATTTTGATCGACGATGCAATCTTCGATCATTATGCGCGCGGCGCGGATTTCATCCAGACCTATATTTTCCCCGGCGGCATGCTGTTATCCGAAAGTCGCTTTCGGACGTTGGCGCAGGAGCGCGGGCTGGAATGGCGCGATGCGCGTCACTTTGGCGGCCATTATGCCGAAACGCTGCGCCGCTGGCGCGAGCGGTTCGATCGGGCGATCGACGAAGGACGATTGCCGGCCAGTTTCGACCAGCATTTCGTCGGCTTGTGGCGCTATTATCTGATGTATTGCGAAGGCGGTTTCCGGGGCGGCACCATTGATGTCGCCCAGGTCACGCTGGCAAAGCCGGCCGCTTAA